Proteins encoded together in one Pseudomonas sp. Seg1 window:
- a CDS encoding SDR family NAD(P)-dependent oxidoreductase has translation MSRTTPRRYWLTGASSGIGAALAEEILKTGAHLAVSSRQVAALKVLSQRYPGQVLVVPGDLTNSQTVREIGQQIAEDWGSLDSVILNAGTCEYVDARQFDSSIVEHVVRTNLLASSYCIEAALPLLRKGTAPHLVGMASSVTYLPLPRAEAYGASKAGLRYLFESLRIDLADEGIEVTVISPGFVETPLTAKNDFPMPLSWPVDKAARHIFAKLKDRPLEIAFPALFMAALWPLSKLPARVQLMIGKRMVRKPPPLRDPA, from the coding sequence ATGAGTCGTACAACTCCACGGCGTTATTGGCTGACCGGTGCCAGCAGTGGCATCGGTGCGGCTCTGGCTGAAGAGATTCTGAAAACCGGCGCGCACCTGGCCGTCAGTTCCCGCCAGGTCGCTGCACTCAAAGTGCTCTCGCAGCGTTATCCCGGGCAAGTGCTGGTGGTGCCGGGGGATTTGACCAACAGCCAGACCGTGCGCGAAATCGGCCAGCAGATTGCCGAGGATTGGGGCTCGCTGGACTCGGTGATCCTCAATGCCGGCACCTGTGAATATGTCGATGCCCGGCAATTCGATTCCTCCATCGTCGAACATGTGGTGCGCACCAATCTGCTCGCCAGCAGCTACTGCATCGAAGCCGCCCTGCCGCTGCTGCGCAAAGGCACGGCGCCGCATCTGGTCGGCATGGCCAGTTCGGTGACTTACCTGCCGCTGCCCCGGGCCGAAGCCTACGGAGCATCGAAGGCCGGGCTGCGTTATCTGTTCGAATCGCTGCGCATTGATCTGGCCGATGAGGGCATTGAAGTCACCGTGATCAGCCCGGGCTTTGTCGAAACACCGCTGACCGCCAAGAATGATTTTCCGATGCCGTTGAGCTGGCCTGTGGATAAAGCCGCGCGGCACATCTTCGCCAAACTCAAGGACCGTCCGCTGGAGATCGCATTTCCGGCGCTGTTCATGGCGGCGCTGTGGCCGTTGTCGAAACTGCCCGCCCGTGTGCAATTGATGATCGGCAAACGCATGGTGCGCAAACCACCGCCACTGCGGGATCCAGCATGA
- a CDS encoding nuclear transport factor 2 family protein — protein sequence MSDFLRNFARQFSALNKDNLQRLGELYSDDIHFTDPLHEVQGLAQLRDYFAELYANVSELRFDFHGFDQISEGEGYLRWVMSYRHPRLASGREIRVAGCSHLLWRDKVYRHRDYFDAGALLYEHLPVLGRVIAWLKRRMG from the coding sequence ATGAGTGATTTCCTGCGCAACTTCGCCCGGCAATTTTCAGCGTTGAACAAAGACAATCTGCAACGCCTGGGCGAGTTGTACAGCGACGACATTCATTTCACCGACCCGCTGCACGAAGTTCAGGGGCTGGCGCAACTGCGCGACTACTTCGCTGAGTTGTACGCCAATGTCAGCGAGCTGCGCTTCGATTTTCACGGCTTCGACCAGATCAGCGAGGGTGAAGGTTATCTGCGCTGGGTCATGAGTTACCGCCATCCGCGTCTGGCCAGTGGCAGGGAGATTCGTGTCGCAGGCTGCTCGCACCTGCTGTGGCGCGACAAGGTTTATCGCCATCGGGATTATTTCGATGCCGGGGCGTTGCTGTATGAACATTTACCCGTATTGGGCCGAGTGATCGCCTGGCTGAAAAGGAGAATGGGATGA
- a CDS encoding TIGR02450 family Trp-rich protein: MNRLNPQKLLLSKWTAAHPQNREKHFLVTELIRDEDGTVLEVELQAVLTKRAERLDWHSLKNSEHWLLGWQ; this comes from the coding sequence GTGAACCGCCTCAATCCGCAAAAACTGCTGCTGTCGAAATGGACAGCAGCCCACCCGCAGAACCGCGAAAAGCATTTTCTGGTCACCGAACTGATCCGTGATGAGGACGGCACGGTGCTGGAAGTTGAACTGCAAGCGGTGTTGACCAAACGTGCCGAACGACTCGATTGGCACAGCCTCAAAAACAGCGAACACTGGTTATTGGGTTGGCAATAG
- a CDS encoding DUF523 and DUF1722 domain-containing protein, with the protein MSESSALKPKIAISACLLGAEVRYNGGHKESRLCSRTLAEYFEFVPLCPEVSIGLGIPREPIRLVGDPQNPEAIGTVNPAINVTAPLAEYGQKMAAELDDLCGYIFMQQSPSCGLERVKVYHANGAPVNGGGRGIYAQAFCAQHPDLPVEEAGRLNDPVLRENFITRVLAYSAWQQVLAQGLSRRALTEFHSRYKYLLMAHNPPQYKALGKLLGNMAQSDPAELGPRYFSQLMAALKKCATRGTHCNVLLHISGYLKQAISAEDKQEMVHVIGQYRQGIVPLVVPLTLLKHHFRLHPDPYIAQQVYLQPHPENLSLRNAI; encoded by the coding sequence ATGTCCGAATCTTCCGCGCTCAAACCAAAGATAGCCATCAGCGCTTGCCTGCTGGGTGCCGAGGTGCGCTACAACGGCGGACACAAGGAATCGCGACTGTGCAGCCGCACGCTCGCTGAATATTTCGAATTCGTCCCGCTCTGCCCGGAAGTCTCCATCGGCCTGGGTATTCCCCGCGAGCCGATCCGCCTGGTCGGCGACCCACAAAACCCAGAAGCCATCGGCACCGTCAACCCGGCGATCAACGTCACCGCCCCCCTTGCCGAATACGGGCAAAAAATGGCTGCCGAACTCGATGACCTCTGCGGCTATATCTTCATGCAGCAATCACCGTCCTGCGGCCTCGAACGAGTCAAGGTCTATCACGCCAACGGCGCCCCGGTGAATGGCGGTGGACGCGGCATCTACGCCCAGGCTTTCTGCGCACAACACCCGGACCTGCCGGTGGAAGAAGCCGGACGCCTCAACGATCCGGTGCTGCGGGAAAACTTCATCACTCGCGTGCTCGCCTACAGCGCCTGGCAGCAAGTGCTCGCTCAAGGCTTGAGCCGCCGCGCGCTCACCGAATTCCACTCACGCTACAAATACCTGCTGATGGCCCACAACCCGCCGCAATACAAAGCGCTGGGCAAGCTGTTGGGCAACATGGCGCAGAGCGATCCCGCCGAACTCGGCCCGCGCTATTTCAGCCAACTGATGGCGGCACTGAAAAAATGCGCCACACGCGGTACTCACTGCAACGTGCTGCTGCACATCAGCGGCTATCTGAAACAGGCGATCAGCGCCGAAGATAAACAGGAAATGGTTCACGTCATCGGCCAGTACCGCCAAGGCATCGTGCCGCTGGTGGTGCCGCTGACGCTGCTCAAGCATCACTTCCGTCTCCATCCCGATCCATACATTGCGCAGCAGGTTTACCTACAGCCGCACCCGGAAAATCTCAGCCTGCGAAACGCCATTTGA
- the phrB gene encoding deoxyribodipyrimidine photo-lyase — MQLIWLRSDLRQHDNTALAAATARGPTVAVYLLSPEQWLEHDDAPCKVDFWLRNLTELSNSLVQLNIPLLIRTAAHWDQAPAELLKLCRQLNIQAVHVNEEYGVHESRRDAAVAETLQAEGIEFHSYLDQLLFKPGTVLTKTGTYFQVFSQFRKVCYERLHRSMPALVKTPGKQSPLNIDSDPIPAAVKGFATPSESLRDLWPAGEQEARRRLDTFADAQIDYYKNERDFPAKPGTSQLSAYLAAGVISPRQCLHAALQSNQGEFESGKVGAVTWINELLWREFYKHILVGYPRVSRHRAFRPETEALAWRDAPDDLLAWQEARTGLPIIDASMRQLLETGWMHNRLRMVVAMFLTKNLLIDWREGERFFMRHLIDGDLAANNGGWQWSSSTGTDSAPYFRIFNPLSQSEKFDSEGLFIKHWLPELADLDKKQVHNPASAGGLFGVADYPPPIVNLSASRERALTAFKNLPSRTSIGEADE, encoded by the coding sequence ATGCAATTGATCTGGCTGCGCAGCGACTTGCGCCAACACGACAACACCGCCCTCGCGGCCGCCACAGCGCGCGGCCCGACGGTTGCTGTGTATCTGCTGAGCCCAGAGCAATGGCTTGAGCATGACGACGCGCCCTGCAAGGTCGACTTCTGGCTGCGCAACCTGACAGAGCTGAGCAACAGTCTCGTTCAATTGAACATTCCGTTGCTGATTCGTACGGCGGCGCATTGGGATCAGGCGCCGGCAGAGCTGCTCAAACTTTGTCGGCAACTGAATATCCAGGCGGTGCACGTCAACGAAGAATACGGCGTCCATGAAAGTCGTCGCGATGCCGCCGTTGCCGAGACATTGCAGGCCGAGGGCATCGAATTTCACAGCTACCTGGACCAATTGCTGTTCAAGCCCGGCACCGTGCTGACCAAGACCGGCACGTACTTTCAGGTGTTCAGCCAGTTCCGCAAAGTCTGCTACGAACGCCTGCACCGTTCGATGCCGGCGCTGGTGAAAACTCCCGGCAAACAATCGCCACTGAACATCGACAGTGACCCGATTCCTGCGGCGGTCAAAGGCTTTGCTACCCCGAGTGAGTCGCTGCGCGACTTGTGGCCGGCGGGCGAGCAGGAAGCCCGGCGGCGTCTCGACACCTTCGCCGACGCTCAGATCGACTACTACAAAAATGAACGCGACTTCCCGGCCAAACCCGGCACCAGTCAGCTTTCGGCCTATCTCGCAGCGGGCGTGATCTCGCCGCGCCAATGCCTGCACGCTGCCCTGCAAAGCAATCAGGGGGAATTCGAAAGCGGCAAGGTCGGTGCGGTCACGTGGATTAACGAACTGCTCTGGCGCGAATTCTATAAACACATTCTGGTCGGCTATCCACGGGTCTCGCGCCACCGCGCGTTCCGCCCGGAAACCGAAGCGCTGGCCTGGCGTGACGCGCCGGACGATCTGCTGGCGTGGCAAGAGGCGCGCACCGGCCTGCCGATCATTGATGCGTCGATGCGCCAATTGCTCGAAACCGGCTGGATGCACAATCGTCTGCGCATGGTCGTGGCGATGTTCCTGACCAAGAACCTGCTGATCGACTGGCGTGAAGGCGAACGCTTTTTCATGCGGCATCTGATCGATGGGGATCTGGCGGCGAACAACGGCGGCTGGCAATGGAGCTCGTCGACCGGCACCGATTCGGCGCCGTACTTCCGCATTTTCAACCCGCTGAGCCAGTCGGAAAAATTCGACAGCGAAGGCCTGTTCATCAAGCACTGGCTGCCGGAATTGGCCGACCTCGACAAAAAGCAGGTGCACAACCCGGCCAGCGCCGGCGGCTTGTTTGGCGTCGCGGATTATCCGCCCCCGATCGTCAACCTCAGCGCCTCGCGGGAACGCGCGCTAACCGCCTTCAAGAACCTGCCTTCACGTACGTCTATCGGAGAGGCCGATGAGTGA
- a CDS encoding MerR family transcriptional regulator yields MNDKLDTSAQEDLGADFKKALDEGWLPIREVARQTGVNAITLRAWERRYGLVIPQRTPKGHRLYSAEHVQRILTILTWLNRGVAVSQVKPLLDTAQAFSEPVENDWQRLQHALLAAVTQLDERALDDSVNQAMALYPPRTLCEQLLLPLLAELEQRWQGQFGAQMEQVFFYSWLRSKFGARIYHNNRQLHAAPLLLINHSDLPLEPHLWLCAWLISSADCPVQVFDWPVPAGELALAVEHLQARGVLLYSSKAMQPGQLPKLLAGVGCPKMIVGPTVCIHHAELSVKTCEMADLYLAEDALSAHQALVQRGQI; encoded by the coding sequence ATGAACGACAAACTCGACACCAGCGCCCAGGAAGACCTCGGCGCCGACTTCAAGAAAGCCCTCGACGAAGGCTGGCTGCCGATTCGCGAAGTGGCGCGCCAGACTGGCGTCAATGCGATCACCCTGCGTGCATGGGAGCGCCGTTACGGCCTGGTCATCCCCCAGCGCACGCCCAAGGGGCACCGGTTGTATTCGGCCGAACATGTGCAACGCATCCTGACCATCCTCACTTGGCTCAATCGCGGCGTCGCGGTCAGTCAGGTCAAGCCGCTGCTCGACACGGCGCAGGCCTTCAGCGAACCGGTAGAAAATGACTGGCAACGCTTGCAACACGCGCTACTGGCGGCCGTTACCCAACTCGACGAACGCGCCCTCGACGACAGCGTCAATCAAGCCATGGCGCTCTACCCGCCGCGCACGCTGTGCGAGCAATTGCTACTGCCGCTGCTGGCCGAACTCGAACAGCGCTGGCAGGGCCAGTTCGGCGCGCAGATGGAGCAAGTCTTTTTTTATTCATGGTTACGCAGCAAATTCGGCGCACGCATCTACCATAACAATCGTCAATTGCACGCCGCCCCTCTGTTGCTGATCAATCATTCCGACCTGCCACTGGAACCTCATCTGTGGCTGTGCGCGTGGCTGATCAGCAGCGCCGATTGCCCGGTACAAGTGTTTGACTGGCCGGTGCCGGCCGGAGAGCTGGCACTGGCGGTCGAACATCTGCAAGCGCGCGGCGTACTGCTGTATTCCAGCAAAGCCATGCAGCCTGGGCAGTTGCCAAAACTTTTGGCTGGCGTCGGTTGCCCAAAAATGATCGTCGGACCAACGGTGTGCATCCACCACGCCGAGTTGTCCGTAAAAACTTGCGAGATGGCTGATCTGTACCTGGCTGAAGACGCGCTATCAGCGCACCAGGCACTCGTTCAGCGTGGGCAGATTTAA